From a single Glycine soja cultivar W05 chromosome 19, ASM419377v2, whole genome shotgun sequence genomic region:
- the LOC114398622 gene encoding enolase 1, chloroplastic-like — MALCLSRNQADVDAIMLEIDGTPNKSKLGANAILGVSLSVCRTGAGAKGVPLYRHIQEISGTKELVMPVPAFNVINKGSHARNNLAMQEFMILPVGATSFAEAIRMGSEVYHVLKGIIKEKYVQHACNVEDEGGFAPNVQDNREGLVLLMDAIEKAGYAGFGSC; from the exons ATGGCTCTGTGTTTGTCAAGGAATCAAGCTGATGTTGATGCTATTATGCTGGAAATTGATGGAACTCCTAACAAATCAAAACTAGGGGCTAATGCAATATTGGGAGTTTCGCTGAGTGTATGTAGAACTGGTGCAGGGGCGAAGGGAGTGCCCTTGTACAGGCACATCCAGGAGATTTCAGGAACAAAAGAACTTGTTATGCCAGTTCCAGCTTTCAATGTTATAAATAAGGGTAGTCATGCTAGGAATAATCTGGCTATGCAAGAGTTTATGATACTACCAGTTGGAGCAACTTCATTTGCTGAGGCTATCCGCATGGGCAGTGAAG TTTATCATGTATTAAAGGGAATAATCAAGGAAAAATATGTCCAACATGCATGTAAtgttgaagatgaaggagggtTTGCTCCCAATGTTCAAGATAACAGGGAGGGGCTTGTTTTACTCATGGATGCCATTGAGAAGGCTGGTTATGCTGGCTTTGGAAGCTGTTGA